One genomic segment of Hevea brasiliensis isolate MT/VB/25A 57/8 chromosome 3, ASM3005281v1, whole genome shotgun sequence includes these proteins:
- the LOC110652627 gene encoding uncharacterized protein LOC110652627 isoform X1 codes for MAEKRGSIAFFATYKPPVPLDIFSCPVSPTSRHDELPMTDGLSDNYNCQVIRPEALKTIIKCPKLASEAKEDDVDSGRLSGLVFVSERDKNLETLHIALHFTDKVKVFSFADVYGTFSDVRMEDSGCIAGGYKDGNRTIDHYLVYVTTKYPARYRREPWTVVYKTNLRTGKTQPLTRSAFTDLSPSVSPSGRKVAVASFQGKGWNGEIEDLKTDIFVMNVEHPLERKRVIRNGGWPTWGSDNVIFFHRKVGEFWSVFRADISSGELVRVTPDGIDAITPAAINATKVAVATIRQKSSFGDDRVEAQYRHIEIFNSTSSEESIKITQITRPKADHFNPFVIDGGKRIGYHRCKSDLLKHGDDIQRNFHKLHSPHPDVGLFRLSGVFPTFSKDGSKLAFVDNEFKDVWLADSQGLRIVYEMKGPDNIFSPVWNQDPQKDILYVCVGPSFNAGKTLEICAIPNVYSGARQRRKLTRGFNNAFPSTSPDGKKLVFRSTRDGGDKQYKNLYIMEDAEVGEYGNGKITRLTNGPWIDTHCQWSPTGDWIVFSSTRDKPKYAPETDNGLDPGYFAVFLVKANDPSVVVRVIKSGYDLAGHVNHPFFSPDGKSIAVTADLAAVSVDPISLPLFLHSVRPYGDVFTVDIDPDDINKNKDVKKFNRITHSRYENSPPTWTRFTTEDPNATWNLVLKDPYTPSCPC; via the exons ATGGCAGAGAAGAGAGGTAGCATTGCCTTCTTCGCAACCTATAAGCCACCGGTGCCGCTGGACATATTTTCGTGTCCTGTTTCACCGACGTCCAGGCATGATGAGCTGCCCATGACTGATGGATTGTCCGACAATTACAACTGCCAAGTCATTCGACCAGAAGCTCTCAAGACAATTATCAAGTGCCCAAAATTGGCTTCTGAAGCCAAAGAAGACGATGTTGATTCAGGTCGCCTTTCAGGCTTGGTTTTCGTCTCCGAACGAGATAAGAACCTCGAGACGCTTCACATAGCTCTTCACTTTACTGACAAAGTCAAAGTCTTCAGTTTCGCAGATGTCTACGGCACATTCAGTGATGTTCGCATGGAAGACAGTGGTTGCATTGCCGGTGGTTATAAGGACGGTAATCGTACTATCGATCATTATCTCGTTTATGTCACCACCAAGTACCCGGCAAGATATCGTCGTGAGCCCTGGACTGTCGTTTACAAAACCAATCTTAGGACCGGAAAAACTCAACCCCTCACCCGATCAG CCTTCACAGATTTAAGTCCCTCTGTTTCACCATCTGGAAGAAAGGTAGCGGTGGCGTCATTCCAGGGAAAGGGTTGGAATGGCGAGATTGAAGATCTAAAGACTGACATTTTTGTGATGAACGTAGAGCACCCCTTGGAGCGAAAGAGAGTTATAAGAAATGGTGGGTGGCCAACATGGGGAAGTGACAACGTCATATTTTTCCATCGAAAGGTTGGAGAATTTTGGAGTGTGTTCCGAGCCGACATTAGCAGTGGTGAACTAGTCCGTGTGACCCCGGACGGAATTGATGCGATAACTCCGGCAGCCATCAACGCCACCAAAGTGGCAGTGGCAACTATCCGTCAGAAATCAAGCTTCGGTGACGATCGTGTAGAAGCACAGTATCGGCATATTGAGATTTTTAATTCAACTTCATCAGAAGAATCCATAAAAATCACTCAAATAACCAGACCAAAGGCTGACCATTTCAACCCCTTCGTCATAGATGGTGGGAAGCGCATAGGTTACCATCGTTGCAAAAGTGACCTTCTCAAG CATGGAGACGATATCCAAAGAAATTTCCATAAGCTCCACTCTCCACATCCAGATGTAGGACTTTTTAGGTTGTCGGGTGTCTTTCCAACATTTTCCAAGGATGGCTCCAAGCTTGCATTCGTTGACAATGAGTTCAAAGACGTGTGGTTGGCAGATAGCCAAGGATTGCGCATCGTCTACGAG ATGAAAGGCCCAGATAACATCTTCTCGCCAGTTTGGAACCAAGATCCACAAAAGGATATACTATATGTATGCGTGGGACCTTCTTTCAACGCCGGCAAAACATTGGAAATCTGCGCCATCCCCAATGTGTATAGTGGTGCACGGCAGCGTCGAAAGCTCACAAGAGGATTCAATAATGCCTTCCCATCCACCAGTCCAGACG GGAAGAAATTAGTTTTTCGATCTACAAGAGATGGAGGGGATAAGCAATACAAGAATTTATACATAATGGAGGATGCAGAAGTAGGAGAATATGGGAATGGCAAAATAACAAGGCTAACAAATGGACCTTGGATTGACACGCATTGCCAATGGTCCCCAACAGGAGATTGGATAGTATTCTCATCAACCCGTGATAAGCCCAAATATGCACCAGAAACCGACAATGGTCTCGACCCAGGATACTTTGCAGTGTTTCTAGTGAAGGCCAATGATCCATCAGTTGTGGTAAGAGTGATAAAAAGTGGATATGATCTTGCAGGGCATGTGAACCATCCATTCTTCAGTCCTGATGGAAAGAGCATCGCTGTAACTGCAGATCTTGCTGCAGTGTCTGTTGATCCAATTTCTTTACCTCTCTTCCTGCACTCTGTGAGGCCTTATGGAGATGTCTTCACTGTCGATATAGACCCGGATGACATAAATAAGAATAAGGATGTGAAGAAGTTCAATCGCATCACACACAGTAGATACGAGAATTCCCCTCCTACTTGGACCAGATTCACAACCGAGGATCCAAATGCGACATGGAACCTAGTTTTAAAGGATCCCTACACCCCATCATGCCCTTGTTAA
- the LOC110652628 gene encoding LOW QUALITY PROTEIN: iridoid oxidase (The sequence of the model RefSeq protein was modified relative to this genomic sequence to represent the inferred CDS: inserted 4 bases in 3 codons; substituted 3 bases at 3 genomic stop codons), translating into MKWTYNNLLSWFAIFLSAITVILLLNKKWSEIGGRKRPPGPPGWPVFGNIIDLGTIPHQELYKLKHRHRPIIWLRLGYTNTLVIQSAKAAEDLFKNHDHAFSDRKVPVAFTAHNFDQGSLSLGRYGPKWRMLRRLLLMELLGYRRINESIPLQRNCIDKMVQAIIEDAKAACARGESGEVNIAHHLFVSTFNFIGNLVFSQDLLNSQSEDGSQLYDAMTKXMEXGGKPNVADFLPVLKWMDPQGIKRNMARDLGRAMKVVERFVKERIAENQLXEREDKDFLDVLLEYEGDEKEEPDKISTRNILVTILEVFLGGSGTSSITIEWALAELLRHPKSMRTVNDEINRVVGSSKKVEERDNEELLYPQAVIKETVRLHPVNPLLLPRNTLEDRNFVRYRIPKDTQVLVNAWAIGRDPDTXEDPSSFNPEIFLGFSIDFKGQNYELIPFGSGXRMCAGILLAHPFVHLGLAFLIPGFDXELGGNSSPEGVDMNERMGITFRKFIPLEPCQITNAKEEYDVHRCFNKTKSNDDDHLI; encoded by the exons ATGAAGTGGACCTATAATAATTTGCTTTCTTGGTTTGCAATTTTCCTGTCCGCCATAACTGTGATTCTGCTGCTAAACAAGAAATGGTCAGAAATCGGGGGCAGGAAACGACCACCAGGCCCTCCAGGATGGCCAGTTTTTGGCAACATCATTGATCTTGGAACCATTCCACACCAGGAACTGTACAAGCTCAAACACAGGCACAGGCCTATAATTTGGTTGAGACTTGGGTACACAAACACCCTTGTAATACAATCTGCCAAGGCCGCTGAAGATCTGTTCAAGAATCATGACCATGCTTTCTCCGACCGCAAAGTTCCTGTCGCATTTACAGCCCATAACTTCGACCAAGGATCACTTTCCCTCGGCCGATATGGCCCGAAATGGCGTATGCTTCGGCGTCTTTTGTTAATGGAGCTGTTAGGCTACAGGCGAATCAACGAGTCCATTCCCCTTCAACGAAATTGCATTGACAAGATGGTACAAGCCATCATAGAGGACGCAAAGGCAGCTTGTGCAAGGGGAGAATCAGGGGAGGTGAATATAGCTCACCACCTCTTTGTCTCGACATTCAACTTCATTGGCAACCTGGTGTTCTCCCAGGATCTTTTGAATTCTCAGTCGGAAGATGGGAGCCAGCTCTATGATGCTATGACTAA GATGGAGTAGGGAGGCAAGCCAAATGTGGCCGACTTCTTGCCTGTTTTGAAATGGATGGATCCTCAGGGAATCAAGAGAAATATGGCGCGAGACTTGGGACGAGCCATGAAGGTAGTAGAGAGGTTCGTGAAAGAAAGGATTGCAGAGAATCAAT GCGAAAGAGAAGACAAGGATTTCTTGGATGTCCTGTTGGAGTATGAAGGCGATGAAAAAGAAGAGCCTGATAAGATCTCAACTCGTAATATACTCGTAACTATACTG GAAGTATTTCTTGGTGGGTCAGGAACTTCAAGCATCACTATTGAATGGGCCCTGGCAGAGCTGCTTCGGCACCCAAAATCAATGAGAACAGTTAATGATGAAATTAATCGAGTTGTTGGATCAAGCAAGAAGGTTGAAGAGAGAGACAATGAAGAACTGCTATATCCGCAAGCAGTGATCAAAGAAACAGTGCGACTACATCCTGTAAACCCATTGCTGCTTCCAAGAAATACATTGGAAGATAGAAACTTCGTGAGATACCGCATACCTAAAGACACACAAGTTTTAGTAAATGCATGGGCTATTGGAAGAGACCCTGATACTTGAGAGGATCCTTCGTCTTTCAACCCTGAGATATTTTTAGGCTTCAGTATTGATTTCAAGGGGCAAAACTATGAGTTAATCCCATTCGGATCTG GACGAATGTGTGCAGGAATTTTATTGGCTCATCCTTTTGTTCACTTGGGTCTTGCTTTCCTGATTCCCGGTTTTGACTAGGAGCTTGGAGGAAATAGTAGTCCAGAGG GCGTAGACATGAATGAACGAATGGGAATAACATTTCGGAAATTTATACCCTTGGAGCCTTGCCAAATTACCAATGCCAAAGAAGAATATGATGTGCATAGATGCTTTAACAAAACAAAAAGTAATGATGATGATCATCTGATATAA
- the LOC110652627 gene encoding uncharacterized protein LOC110652627 isoform X2, translating into MAEKRGSIAFFATYKPPVPLDIFSCPVSPTSRHDELPMTDGLSDNYNCQVIRPEALKTIIKCPKLASEAKEDDVDSGRLSGLVFVSERDKNLETLHIALHFTDKVKVFSFADVYGTFSDVRMEDSGCIAGGYKDGNRTIDHYLVYVTTKYPARYRREPWTVVYKTNLRTGKTQPLTRSAFTDLSPSVSPSGRKVAVASFQGKGWNGEIEDLKTDIFVMNVEHPLERKRVIRNGGWPTWGSDNVIFFHRKVGEFWSVFRADISSGELVRVTPDGIDAITPAAINATKVAVATIRQKSSFGDDRVEAQYRHIEIFNSTSSEESIKITQITRPKADHFNPFVIDGGKRIGYHRCKSDLLKHGDDIQRNFHKLHSPHPDVGLFRLSGVFPTFSKDGSKLAFVDNEFKDVWLADSQGLRIVYEMKGPDNIFSPVWNQDPQKDILYVCVGPSFNAGKTLEICAIPNVYSGARQRRKLTRGFNNAFPSTSPDGHVNHPFFSPDGKSIAVTADLAAVSVDPISLPLFLHSVRPYGDVFTVDIDPDDINKNKDVKKFNRITHSRYENSPPTWTRFTTEDPNATWNLVLKDPYTPSCPC; encoded by the exons ATGGCAGAGAAGAGAGGTAGCATTGCCTTCTTCGCAACCTATAAGCCACCGGTGCCGCTGGACATATTTTCGTGTCCTGTTTCACCGACGTCCAGGCATGATGAGCTGCCCATGACTGATGGATTGTCCGACAATTACAACTGCCAAGTCATTCGACCAGAAGCTCTCAAGACAATTATCAAGTGCCCAAAATTGGCTTCTGAAGCCAAAGAAGACGATGTTGATTCAGGTCGCCTTTCAGGCTTGGTTTTCGTCTCCGAACGAGATAAGAACCTCGAGACGCTTCACATAGCTCTTCACTTTACTGACAAAGTCAAAGTCTTCAGTTTCGCAGATGTCTACGGCACATTCAGTGATGTTCGCATGGAAGACAGTGGTTGCATTGCCGGTGGTTATAAGGACGGTAATCGTACTATCGATCATTATCTCGTTTATGTCACCACCAAGTACCCGGCAAGATATCGTCGTGAGCCCTGGACTGTCGTTTACAAAACCAATCTTAGGACCGGAAAAACTCAACCCCTCACCCGATCAG CCTTCACAGATTTAAGTCCCTCTGTTTCACCATCTGGAAGAAAGGTAGCGGTGGCGTCATTCCAGGGAAAGGGTTGGAATGGCGAGATTGAAGATCTAAAGACTGACATTTTTGTGATGAACGTAGAGCACCCCTTGGAGCGAAAGAGAGTTATAAGAAATGGTGGGTGGCCAACATGGGGAAGTGACAACGTCATATTTTTCCATCGAAAGGTTGGAGAATTTTGGAGTGTGTTCCGAGCCGACATTAGCAGTGGTGAACTAGTCCGTGTGACCCCGGACGGAATTGATGCGATAACTCCGGCAGCCATCAACGCCACCAAAGTGGCAGTGGCAACTATCCGTCAGAAATCAAGCTTCGGTGACGATCGTGTAGAAGCACAGTATCGGCATATTGAGATTTTTAATTCAACTTCATCAGAAGAATCCATAAAAATCACTCAAATAACCAGACCAAAGGCTGACCATTTCAACCCCTTCGTCATAGATGGTGGGAAGCGCATAGGTTACCATCGTTGCAAAAGTGACCTTCTCAAG CATGGAGACGATATCCAAAGAAATTTCCATAAGCTCCACTCTCCACATCCAGATGTAGGACTTTTTAGGTTGTCGGGTGTCTTTCCAACATTTTCCAAGGATGGCTCCAAGCTTGCATTCGTTGACAATGAGTTCAAAGACGTGTGGTTGGCAGATAGCCAAGGATTGCGCATCGTCTACGAG ATGAAAGGCCCAGATAACATCTTCTCGCCAGTTTGGAACCAAGATCCACAAAAGGATATACTATATGTATGCGTGGGACCTTCTTTCAACGCCGGCAAAACATTGGAAATCTGCGCCATCCCCAATGTGTATAGTGGTGCACGGCAGCGTCGAAAGCTCACAAGAGGATTCAATAATGCCTTCCCATCCACCAGTCCAGACG GGCATGTGAACCATCCATTCTTCAGTCCTGATGGAAAGAGCATCGCTGTAACTGCAGATCTTGCTGCAGTGTCTGTTGATCCAATTTCTTTACCTCTCTTCCTGCACTCTGTGAGGCCTTATGGAGATGTCTTCACTGTCGATATAGACCCGGATGACATAAATAAGAATAAGGATGTGAAGAAGTTCAATCGCATCACACACAGTAGATACGAGAATTCCCCTCCTACTTGGACCAGATTCACAACCGAGGATCCAAATGCGACATGGAACCTAGTTTTAAAGGATCCCTACACCCCATCATGCCCTTGTTAA
- the LOC110652626 gene encoding uncharacterized protein LOC110652626, giving the protein MGTEPGLSNLWWNSWKGATETDKAAIGVLAFEVASLMSKVVYLWHFLSDREIHKLRKEIVNSIGIRKLVADDYNHVMDLVLNEIMENFGLVSRSVARLGRRCLPPFCRFEHFVNNPLQNNLEWFGWDYRLKKMERKVKKMERFVAVTRQLSQELEVLLELEQTLKRMQANSNLSRGKLLEYQQKVMWHRHDVRNLREMSPWIRTYDYIVRLLARSLLTILQRIKHVFENSQLLSQEGNNEHKHMNPNCVLWSRSFSAMHSSIHPSDGILCRFSSGPLGRLDSKSGIVAEKNKINKQLLLHHQSSTLHGKHHHLRNSWLAHVGPFKECVISGTESPLPQGTSDYMKNVGKMENLNTGSLTCSNRIYSKSALFSSKCGLLNAPPSTLGHAALAFHYANVIVLVERLASSPHMIDCETRDDLYNMLPTTIRTALRARLKASDKTLAPSAYDAFLAAKWSLKLRSILKWLSPLAHNMIRWHSERNFEREQEVSRTNVLLVQTLHYANQAKTEAAIIELLVGLNYICRINQDLNEKGWPETSVYRINK; this is encoded by the coding sequence ATGGGGACCGAGCCAGGGTTGAGTAATTTATGGTGGAATTCATGGAAAGGTGCAACAGAAACTGACAAGGCAGCAATTGGAGTTTTAGCATTTGAAGTTGCAAGTTTGATGTCCAAGGTCGTCTATTTATGGCATTTTTTGAGTGATAGGGAGATACATAAGTTGAGGAAAGAGATTGTGAATTCAATTGGGATTCGAAAGCTTGTAGCTGACGATTATAATCATGTTATGGATCTTGTACTAAATGAGATAATGGAGAATTTTGGACTTGTATCAAGATCTGTGGCCAGGCTAGGGAGGAGATGCCTTCCTCCCTTTTGCCGTTTTGAACATTTTGTTAACAATCCACTTCAGAACAATCTTGAATGGTTTGGGTGGGATTATAGATTGAAGAAGAtggaaaggaaagtgaaaaaaaTGGAGAGGTTTGTTGCAGTTACTAGGCAACTGTCTCAAGAGCTTGAAGTTCTTTTAGAGCTTGAGCAAACTCTTAAGAGAATGCAGGCAAATTCTAATCTAAGTCGAGGAAAACTGCTTGAGTATCAGCAGAAGGTAATGTGGCATCGTCACGATGTGAGAAATTTACGTGAGATGTCTCCATGGATTAGAACTTATGATTACATTGTCCGGCTTCTGGCAAGATCACTCCTAACAATACTTCAGAGGATCAAGCATGTTTTTGAGAATAGCCAATTGCTATCTCAGGAGGGAAACAATGAACATAAACATATGAATCCTAATTGTGTTCTTTGGAGCCGTTCCTTTTCTGCTATGCACTCATCAATACATCCTTCAGATGGTATTTTATGTAGATTCTCTTCAGGACCTCTGGGGAGGTTAGATTCAAAGTCAGGAATTGTGGCTGAGAAGAATAAAATAAACAAGCAGCTACTACTTCATCATCAATCATCCACTCTACATGGAAAGCACCATCACTTGAGAAACAGCTGGTTGGCTCATGTTGGACCTTTTAAAGAATGCGTGATAAGCGGTACAGAGTCTCCTCTTCCGCAGGGCACTTCTGATTATATGAAAAATGTTGGCAAAATGGAAAACTTGAATACGGGATCTCTTACTTGTAGCAATAGAATTTATTCCAAATCAGCCCTTTTCAGTTCCAAGTGTGGATTGTTGAATGCCCCTCCATCTACTCTTGGTCATGCTGCTTTAGCTTTCCACTATGCAAATGTGATAGTATTGGTTGAGAGGCTAGCTTCATCACCTCACATGATTGACTGTGAAACAAGAGATGACCTGTATAATATGTTACCCACAACCATAAGAACTGCTCTGAGAGCTAGGCTCAAGGCTTCTGACAAAACTCTAGCTCCATCTGCATATGATGCTTTCCTTGCAGCAAAATGGAGTCTCAAACTCAGAAGCATATTGAAATGGTTGTCTCCACTGGCTCATAACATGATAAGATGGCACTCTGAGCGAAATTTCGAGAGGGAGCAAGAGGTTTCCAGGACAAATGTGCTTCTGGTGCAAACACTCCATTATGCAAATCAAGCAAAAACTGAGGCTGCAATTATAGAGCTTCTTGTAGGCCTCAACTACATCTGCAGGATTAATCAAGACCTGAATGAAAAAGGCTGGCCAGAGACTTCGGTGTATAGAATTAATAAGTAG